TCCCCAGAGTCCATTACGATCCAACGTCCAGCGCCAACCTCGGGAAAGGTTGAAGTAGTATATGTTCCCCGTCCCTCGTTCTCGTAGTAGACAAACCCACGAATAGGCTTTTCATTGTGGTCCGGGAAGAACGAGATCGCAGAGATATCGGTATCGCCATCCAAATCGAAGTCTGCGGCTATCGCACTGTAAGCGCCGTGGAGAGGAAGGAACAAGGTGTCTGTAAACCTGTTCTTACCGTCGTTGAAGAAGACCCTCACACCGTGATACGGACGAAGCAGCGGACCGAAGTCTGCATTGTCGCCAGCACAGTGGATTATGTCGTTGTCGCCATCAGTATCGATGTCTTGAATAGCAAAATAACTGGAGCCCCATGACGGAGGAAACTGCAGTACAGTTTCGGCTTCAAAGGAACCATCACCATTGTTAATGAAGGCGGTGATGTTTTCATTGCCTTGAGCAAACAAAGCAACTACATCTAGTAGGCCATCACGATTCCAATCTCGGATCTCTACACGAGTAGCTCCAGGACCTTCACGCAACGAGATCCGTTCATATTCGCCCTTCTTCTTGCATTTCCACCAAGAAAGTCCACCCGTCCACTTTCCGAACTCACAGACAACGATATCATCTTCGCCATTCGCATCGAGGTCTGCAACAGCATGGTGGACGGGGCGTTGCAGTCCGGTGATGACCTCGGAAATGGAACGTTGAGGATCGGAGGGTATCCAAACCACCTTCCCAGTAGGTGCATCGGTAGGAGAGAACGATCCCATGATGGTGGCGATACGTGCTTCATCATTCGACGTGATCCATGCCGGCGCCTCTCCCGTGCTATCGCGGCGTATCACTGAAAGCTGTGGCGTGAGTGAGAATACATTCCCACTCACAGCATCACCGATCGTAACAGATCCGGTTTTGTCGTCGATGTTCACAAAGGTTGTTGACGGCGGTTGAAGTGAGAACGCAGGGCGCACGGCCTTAAACGTTTGGGAAACCGTCAATCGTGTCACTGTAGGTTTTGGCAGCTTAGAAGGGGCATTGCGGACATAGTAGTCTCGGACCTTCTTCCAGGTACGTGCGTCTATCGTAGGAACTTCCGGGTAAACGTTATGCGTGGTGATATACGTTTCGGCAGCACCCTTTTCGATTAACGAAGCCCTCGAGACACCCTTGGGATAGATCCCAAGGAACGTTCCCATTCGGGGTAATACAACGTCCCGCCATGATCTCTTGTCGAGTAGTTCTGGGGTTGGGGCAGAATGACAACTGCCACATACACGAGCCGATAACTGTGCCGTTGATTCGCGCGACGATTCCTGAGGCCACGCTTCTTCAACGCTGCAAAAAAGCAGGAAAAAGACGATAAGCATACCCCAACCTACACTAATAGATTAACGTGGGTGTTACCCTATTATCTCAGCGGTCATACGAAGCTCCTGGAGCTCTGCATCATGGATAACAATCGTCTTTTCTACACCGTCCGGTTGCAAGCCAATCCTCGAGTAGAATCCTATTGCCTGCAAATTCTCTTTGAGTACCCAAACGATAACATGAGTGTATCCTATCGAAGCAAGTGACTCTTTAGCATTCTTCCATAGTGCTTGACCAACACCCCTTTGTATTGCGTTTGGATGAATATAGATGGCCCAGAGTTCTGCCGTGGTTGGGTGTGCATCATCGTCCCTGCAATAGCCACTGTAGCACCAGCCGACGATGACATCATCAATCTCAGCAACGATCAATTTGCATGTGGTTCTCGAAAAGGACCGCATCCATCTCGCGGCGCTATCATCTACACTCATTGTGTCGAGAAACTCTTGCGGAACGATTCCTTTATAGGTGCTCTGCCATGATGCCACGTGAATCTCTGCGATCGCGTGAACATCATCCGGCGTTGCGTCTCGTACGAGCATACTCATTTTGCAAAGTACTCTGTGTACCATGGTGTGAGATGATGATCGGGCTTTCCGATGGAAACGAACTCCGGAGCCTGGCATAGGATGAGCAGCCGCTCGAGTGAGGCATAGTCTCGCTGACTCAATACGGGGATCCCGGCTTCCAGCAGCATTGCTGCAGCAACACCAACCCCTGCGGTGTACTTGCGTGGTTCGGTGAACCTGCAGCCATCGGAGATCACCTGACTTCCACATGCTGCGCTAGCATCGGTTAGGACTGCGAGTTCTATTCTACGATCCACAGCATACTCAACCATCTTCTCGGCTCCGCGGATCATCCCTACTGTGAGATCTGCACCGAACTGGTCGAGGACCCTTGCCGTGCCTCTTAGGACACCAAACCCGTCGCCGCCATGAATATCAGGCATGGTACGGGGCGTACCAATACCCGCATCTTCCGGACAGAATCCAAGAGCTTCAACCGTAGGAAGTGAAACGAGAGGCGTGAGCGCACCGCCCATTCCGTAATCACTTCCATCAACACCGCACTTCAGTCCAAGGATACAACCGCTGATTAGTACTCGAAGCGGATCTTCAATGGATGGTTTTCGTAGAGTATTCCAAAGCCTAGGGGAATGCGCAAGAAGCATCTGATGGAACTGGTCGGAGTTGCTCATGGTGGTTCAGAAATGAAGTTCGTAGTCGACCTTCTCACTGCAGTTCGTGATGTCCAGTTCTGGTCGCGGGTATGCACACGTTGTTTTTTTAGGATCGCTGCCCATCAGCGCTTTGTTCACAAACGTGATCTCAACGGTGTCTGGGAAGTCATTGATCTGACAGTAGCCACCATAGTTGTTTGAATGAATATGAACGATATCAAAACGTTGTTGCAGTTCCTCGATAGCGTTATTGAACGTCTCACTATCGGAAACCAAATCATGAAACTCAGCAGTGATCACACTGATCGAACGCTCATGTGCAACGATCTGCGAGATGACCTCATACTCACTACTCTCGATATCCATCTTCAGGAAGACCGAGTGATCTCGTGATGGTGTGGCCATACGCATGAGCGTATTGAAGGAAATGCAACCAACGCGGTCATCAGATGCTACCATTTTTCGAACATGAACGCTCGGCTGGGTAAAGAGTCGGAAGTAGTCGCCATAGTGCTCACGCAAACGGGTATACTTTCTTCTCTTCTGGTCGTTACGCAGTATCGTATAGATCCAGTTCTTGATCGTGCACCGAACGAGTCCGAACATGAAGGTCCTCGGTTGGATGGAATGGTCCACTCCGATGATCCGCAGAGCAGGATTACGTTCCTGCATTTCCATGTCAAACGTCCACTCTTCTGCCAGTCCCAGGGACAAGAGGACATCGGCTGTATCGACGAGTTTGTCCGGTACAACGTACCCTCCATCACCATTACGATTTCCTAGACGAATAAGGTCAGCGTATTCATAAGGTCTGAGTGTCTTTTTATTGATCATCATGAAGGCATCCGTTGTTGATTTCTATTCCAACAATCCAATCTAACAATCTACCTTTCTAACAATCTACCTTTCTAGCACTCTAACTCTCCACCATTCTAGCACTCTGACATATTAGCATATTTGCATCATGAAACGCATCATCCGTTCCCCTCGCGGCACCGAACTCACATGCAAGAATTGGCAGATCGAAGCTGCCTATCGCATGATCCAGAACAACCTTGATCCGGAGAATGCTGAAAAGCCAGACGAGCTCATTGTCTACGGTGGTTTGGGCAAGGCAGCACGGAATTGGGAGAGCTTCGATGCCATACTATCGTGCTTGCGAGAGATGGAGGTTGACGAGACCCTGCTCGTTCAGAGCGGAAAACCCGTGGGTGTTGTCAAGACTCATGAAGGGGCTCCTCGGGTCATCATTGCAAACTCGAACCTCGTTCCGAAATGGGCCACATGGGATGAGTTTCGAAGGCTCGATGCCCTTGGCCTGATCATGTACGGTCAGATGACGGCGGGCTCATGGATCTACATCGGCACCCAAGGCATCGTGCAGGGCACCTATGAGACATTTGCTGAATGTGCCCGTCAGCACTTTGGCGGCACGCTGAACGGACGCTTCCTGCTCACCGCCGGCCTCGGCGGTATGGGTGGTGCTCAGCCCCTTGCCGCTACTATTGCCGGAGCGGCTGCGCTTTGTATTGAGATCGACGAGGAGCGGATCGATAAGCGGATCCGCGACGGGTATTGCGACCGAAAGATGTTTGACCTCGATGCTGCATTGGCCGTGATCAGAGAATACCAGGAAAAGCGCGAGCCGATCTCCATTGGTCTTGTTGGGAATGCGGCAGAGATCCTGCCGGCATTGGTAGAACGCGGGATCATCCCGGACGTGGTGACAGACCAAACATCTGCGCACGATCCGCTCAATGGATATTACCCAGCCGGGTTGAGCAAAGCCGAAGCAGATAGTCTGCGGATCTCAAACCCCGACGAGTACTTGAAACGAGCCTACACGAGCATTGGCGCCCACGTGCGTGCAATGCTGGCCTTCCAGGCCAAGGGTGCTGTTACGTTTGACTACGGAAACAACATCCGTGGCGTGGCAAGGGATTTTGACGGCGTGGCCAATGCCTTTGACTTCCCGGGCTTCGTTCCCGCATTTGTACGCGAGTTGTTCTGTGACGGCAAGGGTCCGTTCCGCTGGGTTGCCCTCTCGGGCGATCCCGAGGATATCCGGGTGACCGATGACGCGATCATGGAGTTGTTCCCGGAGAATGAGGCCCTGCACAAGTGGATCCGTGAGGCACAGAAGCACATCGGATTCCAGGGTCTGCCGGCCCGGATCTGTTGGCTTGGATACGGGGACAGAGCCAAGGCGGGAAAATTATTTAACGACCTCGTACGCGACGGTAAGGTCAAGGCCCCCATAGTGATAGGCCGAGATCACCTCGATTGCGGAAGCGTTGCTTCGCCGCACCGTGAAACCGAATCGATGAAAGATGGTTCTGATGCTATAGCCGACTGGGTATATCTCAATTTTGCTCTTAATGCCGTTGGCGGGGCAACCTGGGTATCCCTCCACCACGGTGGCGGCGTTGGAATGGGTCTGTCACTTCACGCCGGAATGGTGGTCGTAGCTGATGGAACTATTCAAGCCGAAGAAAAGTTGGCACGAGTGTTGACTTATGATCCCCTAATGGGCATCTTGCGTCACGCCGATGCCGGTTACGATCGAGCGATCTCTAACTCACGAAAGTTTGGCATAGAAATACCACTACCTCTTTCTTGACCTCATCGGTCACTAACACAGGACATAATGGCATAACTGCTACGTCGTTTTTTCAGCCGACCTGACATATCGGCAGAACAATTTCACATACACGTAGCTGGAGGTGTCATGAAGGCAACCGACTTCCGTCGCAAGACGGGTATCACGCCAAGTCCGCGTTGGACAAGAAGTGGAATCACCACAGAGGGTAGTAATGCCATGGATCTAGCTCTGCAGATCGAACAGCTCTTCCGCACAGATCGGAAGAAATATCTCGGATTCATCCGCCAGCGTGTCCGCAACCAAGAGGAAGCGGAAGACATCCTACAGGATGTGTTCGCCAACGTGCTTGCTGCGTCCAAGGACGTGAACAAGCCGATCGACAACCTTGCGTCCTGGGTGTTCACATCCGTGCGCAACCGGATCATCGACTCCTACCGCAAGAAGCGGACAGACAGCTTTGCCGATCTCGGCACGGCCGAGCAAAAAGAAGAGGGAATGGATCATGTGGAGCGCTTTTTGGGCGATTTCTCCTACAATCCGGAACAAGACCTTGTCCGCAAGACCATTTGGGAAGCTGTGATCGAGGGGCTCGAAGAGCTCCCGGCCGAACAAAAGTGGGTCTTCGTAAAAAATGAATTCGAGGGTGTATCGTTTAGAGAGATGTCCGAGGAAACGGGTGTGAACATCAACACGCTCCTCGCACGTAAACGTTATGCTGTGCTGTACCTTCGCAAGAAGCTTCAGGAGCTGTACGACAACGTAAACGATTAGTAAGCCCCCTATGTCGTTATTGACGACCAAAACAGCCCGCTCGATGATGTACCTTCTTGGCATCGGCGGGCTGTTGGTATGTAATGGGCTGCTTGTCTCCGTGATCTGGAACGAGCTATTGTATGAAATGATGGGCAATGACCACCGGCTCACCTTCCTTGAGGGAACCGGGATCACGGCCTTTGCCTACGTGGTAGTTTTTGCCGTGAAGTATGGCAGTGCAACAGGGTCCATCGCCTCGAATAGAACATCACGGCAACCTGTAGAGCGTGAGAGTGGCGTGGCCAAGAAATGCGCCGGCATGACGCCTGAGCAGCGCGCTGCCCTACGTCAGGAACTGGTTCAAACCTGCGGATGCCGAGAAACAGAAGCGAAGTAGTACTTTCGCCCAGCTGATTCTCAATCATTTCCGGGGCAGAACATGAGCATGATCTCCGAATTCAAAGAGTTTATCTCCAAGGGCAACGTCATCGATCTCGCAATAGGCGTGATCATTGGCGGTGCATTCGGCGCTATCACGGCATCGCTAGTCAACGACATCATCATGCCTCCGATCGGCATGATCCTCGGTGGGATCAACTTCACGGACATCGCAACAACGCTAAAAGCCGCAGGTCCAGACGGCAAGGGTGCCGTTATGATCAACTGGGGCAAGTTCTTCCAAGTTGTCCTCAACTTCTTGATCATCGCCTTTGTGATGTTCTTGGTTGTGAAGACCGTCAACGCCATGAAGCGCAAACAAGAAGACGCACCTGCTGCACCTGCTGAACCATCAGATGAAGTGAAGCTCCTTACAGAGATCAGAGACTCGCTACGGAAGTAGCATACACGGTCTGATGGCCGCTTCCCACACGCATCACGATAACTACTCCCGGAGGACCTCCGCTTGCGAATGATAACGCACGGCGAAGGTCCTCCGGGTCGTTTTCCCAGCCGCGTTTCTTGAAGATGGTTGTGGAGCCCCATCCCAGTTCCCGAATCGACTCCTGAATACGCCGCACAGACACACCCTGATCGATCTTCAGCACTCGATACCGCTCATACCATGGCGATGGAGGGGGCTCCGCATTCATCGCACCATAGGCGATGTGTGGGTCAAAAACGGCGGCACCGATCTCGGCAAAGAAGTCTCCAACTCGACCGCTCGCGATGATGGCGTTGTGCGGTTCGATCAGATACTCAGCGGTTGGCACAACGAACGGATCAAGATCCGTGTTCGCCTGCCATGAAAACTGTCTGTCAACCAGCGTGACGGTGTCGACCGTTATGTGTGAAGACCGCCACAGTATTCGCTCCCGGCACTCCTTTCCAAAGCCCACGAACTCGCTCACATAGCCCGTGGTATCTACGTCGTCGCCCGGACCAACCTTGATCCCAACTACGGGAGCAGAAGGAATACTGGAGAGAGACGGTTCATAGGTTGCCCCGGAACGTTGTCTGCCACGCACGGATCTGCGCGAGGGATCGGCCCAGACACCATCATACGTATTGTCTACGGCGTCGGAAGGGGGCCATGCATTACGTACAACATCCACATTGGTGATCCCAGTTCGATGAAGATTCCCGGCAGTGATGTCGGCGATGATCGGATCTGCTTCAAATGATGTGACCCTGCCTGATACCGCTGCAAGAGCTGCTGCGTCGAGTCCGGCACCGGTGCAGATCTCTAGCACATGCTCGCGTCCGGTGAACGGCACAGCATGATGAGCGGCGATACGCGGATGAGTGCATTGTTCGGCCATTTTGTCGGTGAACAGCCAACCATCTCTGCGTTTGCCAAGGCGTTCAGCCCGGAGCGTGCCGAGTGCTACATCGATGATCAACGATGAAGATGCAGCAACGAAAGGGTCTGTTGAACGACGGACAGATTCGATCAGCGAGGGTGTTGGTGCACCACCAGCCCCTTTCAGCTCAATCATGATCCGGTCGATAAGCCCAACTACCTCGTCTCCGGCAAAGAAAGAAGGACGCTTCATCGAAAACCACGATATTTGTGACATTGTCATCTGATTTAACATCTATTGGGACGAGTCATGAGTACGGGAGCCGACCTAGTCGTCACGCAACTCCAGTCAATGGGGCTGCACAATCTCGGAGACATCAACTACAATCTCACTGCACCTGAACTGTATGAGCACGCACTGTCGTACGAAGAAGGTATTCTCTCCGAACACGGCGCACTCTGCGTGAACTCGGTACCGTACACCGGACGTCGTGCCAACGACAAGTTCGTTGTTGAAGAGGACGGAAGCAAGGAAGATGTGTGGTGGGGTAAGGTGAACAAGCCGTTCTCAACGGAGAAGTTCAACACACTCAAGGCCCGCGTCTTTGCATATCTGCAAGGAAGAGACGTGTATGTCCAGGACCTGATCGCCGGCGCAGATGAGAAATATTCCCTCCCTGTCCGTTTCATTCAAGAAGAGGCATACCACTCGCTCTTCGTACAGAACATGTTCATCAAGGCCACGGATGAACAACTCGAAAACTTTGTTCCCGGCTTTACAGTTGTAACTGTCCCTGGTTTCAAATCGATCCCGGAGATCGACGGCACATTGAGCGAAGTGTTCATCATCCTCAGCTTTGAGCAGAAGCTCATTCTCATCGGCGGCACATCGTATGCCGGCGAGAACAAGAAGGTGATCTTTACGGTACTCAACTACCTCATGCCGAAGCTCAAGGTGATGTCGATGCACTGCTCTGCCAACATTGGCAAGGATGGAGACACTGCGCTGTTCTTCGGTCTCTCCGGCACAGGCAAGACAACACTCTCCACAGATCCGGAACGTGCACTGATCGGTGACGACGAGCACGGCTGGAGTGATGATGGCGTGTTCAATTATGAAGGGGGCTGCTACGCCAAGGTCATCAACCTGAATGCAGAAGCAGAACCGATCATCTTCAATCTCACGCGCACCTTTGGCACGATCCTCGAGAATGTCGACATCGATGAAGACACTCGCGTTATCGATCTCGATTCGCAACTCCACACAGAGAACACACGCGCATCGTATACACGCGAGAACATTCCAAACATCGCACCCGGCAACAAGGGCGGTCACCCAAAGAATGTTGTCTTCCTTACAGCAGACGCCTTTGGCGTAATGCCTCCAATCGCAAAGCTCACACCTGAGCAAGCGATGTATCACTTCCTCAGCGGATACACCGCAAAGGTTGCCGGTACAGAAGCAGGCGTAAAGGAACCATCAGCAACATTCTCTACGTGTTTTGGAGCCCCGTTCATGGTGCACCATCCAAGCGTGTATGCGAATCTCTTGCGCGATAAGATCACGCAACACGGCTCACAAGTATGGCTTGTGAACACCGGCTGGAGCGGCGGACCGTATGGCGTTGGAAGCCGTATGAAGATCAAGTACACACGCGCCATGCTTCGCGCAGCACTCAACGGCGAACTCAACAATGTAGAGTTTGTGAAGGACAGCTTCTTCAATCTGAGCATTCCGGCTTCCTGTCCGGACGTTCCTTCAGAAGTTCTCAACCCGCGCAACACGTGGGCAGACACTGCGGCCTACGACAAGCAAGCCGCACATCTTGTGAATCTCTTCGAAGAGAACTTCACTCAGTTCGCAGATAGTGTTGCGGAGAATGTTCGAAATGCGATGAAGAAATGACGTTATGACAATTATGACGTTATGACTTTTATGACGTCATGACAATTACAAAACGTGCGCACCATCGTTGATGGTGCGCACGTTTTTCGTTTACAGATGTGTAGTGCGTGGCGTTGCCCCTCGACTACGCTCGGGGTGACCCCCAAGAAATGACGTAATGACAATCATGACGATTATGACGGTATGACAGTTATGACGTCATAGTTGTCATAGCGTCATAACGTCATAACTGTCATAACGTCATGTCTTCAACGTTATTCGTCGGCGAATTCGTCAAGGTCCAGATCGTCGCCACCAAGGTCTACGAGGTAGTCGTCATCGGAAGAGGCGCGGGCCTCAAGGATCTCCTTGGCTTCTTCAACATCGTCTTCGAAGACGAAGAGCTGAAAGCCGTCGGCCTTGTTTTCTTCGATCTTATGATCGATGCCTGCTTCGCGAAGTTGCGAGGCAAGGAGTTGCGCTTCCATCTCGTTTTCGAATGTCGATAGAAGGATCATGACCCGACTCCTACACTGATGACGTTATTTACCTGGTGCCTGCTGATATTTCTTTGCCTTCTCGGGGTTGGCCTTCATCCATGCTTCTGCCTGACGCCCGATGTTGTCAAATGTACGCTTTTGATGTGCTTCCTTGAGCTTCGACAGTGGTTTTGGGAATGACCATACGATAACCCAATCATCGGTCACGAGGATCTCATCATTGGTGTCCTTGCCGGCTGGCTTTTCATCTGCCTTGTACAAGACCCTGCAGATGGCTTTCCGTGCATCTTGAGGAAGGGGCTTGCCCCACTTGATATACATGATCACACCACCATCAGCTCCGGTGTATGCTTGAGCGATCTTTCGCTCAGGAGCACCAAATGCCGGAAGCACGGTTTCCCATGAATTCCAGAGTGATGTAGCGGCCTTCGTTGCTGGCTTGACGGTCTTGGTCTCTTTATAGCCCTTAGGAACCTCACTCGGAGCCCAGATGAAGGCATCAAGGTTCATCGTGATCTCACGGTTGAACTTCGAGAAGTCATATCTGGTCGTAACGGATTCAACCTTGACGGTGTGTCCCGGCGGTGCCTTGAAGTTTGGCATTTGGGGCATCTGCTGGCCGATCATCGGTGCAGCAACAAGGGCAAGTACAAGAGCGAGTTTCATCATATCAGTCACGGGTTAGTTTACGGTACGAAATGCGGTGCGGTCGGTCGGCCTCAATGCCGAGTCGCTTGCGACGATCCTCTTCATACTGTGAGTAGTTTCCATCGAACCAGACAACCTGGCTGTCTCCCTCAAACGCAAGGATATGCGTTGCAATCCGGTCCAGGAACCAGCGATCGTGGGAAATAACGACGGCACATCCTGCAAATCCTTGTAGGGCCTCCTCAAGGGCTCGGAGGGTGTTCACGTCAAGGTCATTCGTTGGCTCGTCGAGGAGGAGGACGTTAGCCCCCTCCTTCAACATCTTGGCTAGGTGGACACGGTTGCGCTCTCCACCGGAGATCTGGTCTACCTTCTTCTGCTGGTCGCTGCCGTTGAAGTTGAACCTGGAGACATAGGCGCGGGAATTCACTTCGCGAGTACCGATCATGAGAATATCGGCGCCGTCACTGATCTCTTCCCAGATGGATTTCTTGGGATCGAGCGGACGGTTCTGATCGATATAGCCGAGTTTGACGGTTTCGCCTACCTTGAATGAACCACTGTCTGGCTCGAGCTGACCGGTGATCATCTTGAACAATGTTGTCTTACCGGCACCGTTCGGACCAATGATGCCGATGATACCGCCGGGTGGCAATGAGAACGAAAGGTTCTCATACAGGATCTTGTCACCGAAGGCCTTGGAGACATCAACGGCATCCACTACACGCTCGCCGAGACGCGGTCCAACGGGGATGAAGATCTCCATCTCTTCGTTACGCTTTACACTCTCTTCATCAAGCAACTTCTCATAGGCAGAGATACGTGCCTTGCTCTTGGCATGACGTCCCTTCGGATTCATGCGCACCCATTCGAGCTCTTCCTTGAGCGCTTTCTGACGCTTGGATTCTTGCTTTTCCTCAAGTGCTAGGCGAGCAGTCTTCTGCTCAAGCCATGCAGTGTAATTGCCTTCGTATGGTATACCGGCGCCATTGTCGAGCTCCAGGATCCAGCCGGCTACGTTGTCCAGGAAGTACCTGTCGTGCGTTACAGCGATCACGGTTCCTTCGTAGTCATGCAGGTGACGTTCCAACCATGCAACACTGTCGGCATCGAGGTGGTTGGTTGGTTCATCAAGAAGCAGAACATCCGGACGTTTCAACAACAGACGCACGAGGGCTACTCGACGCCTTTCACCACCGGAGATCACACTCACAAGTGTGTCAGGGGGCGGACAGCGCAAGGCATCCATCGCCATCTCCAGCTTGGAGTCGATATCCCAGGCGCCGATCGCATCGATCTTCTCCTGGAGCTTTGCCTGCTGATCCATGAGCTTCTCGTAGTCGGCATCGGGCTCGGCGAACTTCTCGCTGATAGCGTTGTAATCACGTAGAAGACCCACGGCCTCCTCAGCCCCTTCCTCAACAACCTGCCTGACGGTTTTGTTGGGATCGAGTTCCGGCTCCTGGGAGAGGTAACCGAACGTGACGTCCTTGTTCTTGGTGATCTGGCCGACGTATTCTTCGTCGAGTCCGGCGATGATCTTCAACAGTGTGGACTTTCCCGCACCGTTCAGACCAAGCACGCCGATCTTTGCGCCATAATAGAAGCTGAGGTAAATGTCTCGCAGCACTTGGCGGTTTGGCTTGTAGATCTTGCCTACGCCAACCATGCTGAAGATGATCTTTTGGGGTTCAAATACTGCCATAGCCAGCAAAATTACGACTTTGCACGATGTCTCTCTTGGCCGTTCTTCTCGTTCTCTCCTCAGCGGT
This region of Ignavibacteria bacterium genomic DNA includes:
- a CDS encoding VCBS repeat-containing protein gives rise to the protein MGTFLGIYPKGVSRASLIEKGAAETYITTHNVYPEVPTIDARTWKKVRDYYVRNAPSKLPKPTVTRLTVSQTFKAVRPAFSLQPPSTTFVNIDDKTGSVTIGDAVSGNVFSLTPQLSVIRRDSTGEAPAWITSNDEARIATIMGSFSPTDAPTGKVVWIPSDPQRSISEVITGLQRPVHHAVADLDANGEDDIVVCEFGKWTGGLSWWKCKKKGEYERISLREGPGATRVEIRDWNRDGLLDVVALFAQGNENITAFINNGDGSFEAETVLQFPPSWGSSYFAIQDIDTDGDNDIIHCAGDNADFGPLLRPYHGVRVFFNDGKNRFTDTLFLPLHGAYSAIAADFDLDGDTDISAISFFPDHNEKPIRGFVYYENEGRGTYTTSTFPEVGAGRWIVMDSGDIDHDGDLDLILGSLVMEVKGRKDLVDYWVKNAIPFVILENLTR
- a CDS encoding GNAT family N-acetyltransferase, with translation MSMLVRDATPDDVHAIAEIHVASWQSTYKGIVPQEFLDTMSVDDSAARWMRSFSRTTCKLIVAEIDDVIVGWCYSGYCRDDDAHPTTAELWAIYIHPNAIQRGVGQALWKNAKESLASIGYTHVIVWVLKENLQAIGFYSRIGLQPDGVEKTIVIHDAELQELRMTAEIIG
- a CDS encoding DUF523 domain-containing protein — translated: MSNSDQFHQMLLAHSPRLWNTLRKPSIEDPLRVLISGCILGLKCGVDGSDYGMGGALTPLVSLPTVEALGFCPEDAGIGTPRTMPDIHGGDGFGVLRGTARVLDQFGADLTVGMIRGAEKMVEYAVDRRIELAVLTDASAACGSQVISDGCRFTEPRKYTAGVGVAAAMLLEAGIPVLSQRDYASLERLLILCQAPEFVSIGKPDHHLTPWYTEYFAK
- the hutU gene encoding urocanate hydratase, with amino-acid sequence MKRIIRSPRGTELTCKNWQIEAAYRMIQNNLDPENAEKPDELIVYGGLGKAARNWESFDAILSCLREMEVDETLLVQSGKPVGVVKTHEGAPRVIIANSNLVPKWATWDEFRRLDALGLIMYGQMTAGSWIYIGTQGIVQGTYETFAECARQHFGGTLNGRFLLTAGLGGMGGAQPLAATIAGAAALCIEIDEERIDKRIRDGYCDRKMFDLDAALAVIREYQEKREPISIGLVGNAAEILPALVERGIIPDVVTDQTSAHDPLNGYYPAGLSKAEADSLRISNPDEYLKRAYTSIGAHVRAMLAFQAKGAVTFDYGNNIRGVARDFDGVANAFDFPGFVPAFVRELFCDGKGPFRWVALSGDPEDIRVTDDAIMELFPENEALHKWIREAQKHIGFQGLPARICWLGYGDRAKAGKLFNDLVRDGKVKAPIVIGRDHLDCGSVASPHRETESMKDGSDAIADWVYLNFALNAVGGATWVSLHHGGGVGMGLSLHAGMVVVADGTIQAEEKLARVLTYDPLMGILRHADAGYDRAISNSRKFGIEIPLPLS
- a CDS encoding RNA polymerase sigma factor; the encoded protein is MDLALQIEQLFRTDRKKYLGFIRQRVRNQEEAEDILQDVFANVLAASKDVNKPIDNLASWVFTSVRNRIIDSYRKKRTDSFADLGTAEQKEEGMDHVERFLGDFSYNPEQDLVRKTIWEAVIEGLEELPAEQKWVFVKNEFEGVSFREMSEETGVNINTLLARKRYAVLYLRKKLQELYDNVND
- the mscL gene encoding large-conductance mechanosensitive channel protein MscL, yielding MISEFKEFISKGNVIDLAIGVIIGGAFGAITASLVNDIIMPPIGMILGGINFTDIATTLKAAGPDGKGAVMINWGKFFQVVLNFLIIAFVMFLVVKTVNAMKRKQEDAPAAPAEPSDEVKLLTEIRDSLRK
- the pckA gene encoding phosphoenolpyruvate carboxykinase (ATP), which codes for MSTGADLVVTQLQSMGLHNLGDINYNLTAPELYEHALSYEEGILSEHGALCVNSVPYTGRRANDKFVVEEDGSKEDVWWGKVNKPFSTEKFNTLKARVFAYLQGRDVYVQDLIAGADEKYSLPVRFIQEEAYHSLFVQNMFIKATDEQLENFVPGFTVVTVPGFKSIPEIDGTLSEVFIILSFEQKLILIGGTSYAGENKKVIFTVLNYLMPKLKVMSMHCSANIGKDGDTALFFGLSGTGKTTLSTDPERALIGDDEHGWSDDGVFNYEGGCYAKVINLNAEAEPIIFNLTRTFGTILENVDIDEDTRVIDLDSQLHTENTRASYTRENIPNIAPGNKGGHPKNVVFLTADAFGVMPPIAKLTPEQAMYHFLSGYTAKVAGTEAGVKEPSATFSTCFGAPFMVHHPSVYANLLRDKITQHGSQVWLVNTGWSGGPYGVGSRMKIKYTRAMLRAALNGELNNVEFVKDSFFNLSIPASCPDVPSEVLNPRNTWADTAAYDKQAAHLVNLFEENFTQFADSVAENVRNAMKK
- a CDS encoding DUF2007 domain-containing protein; this translates as MILLSTFENEMEAQLLASQLREAGIDHKIEENKADGFQLFVFEDDVEEAKEILEARASSDDDYLVDLGGDDLDLDEFADE
- the ettA gene encoding energy-dependent translational throttle protein EttA codes for the protein MAVFEPQKIIFSMVGVGKIYKPNRQVLRDIYLSFYYGAKIGVLGLNGAGKSTLLKIIAGLDEEYVGQITKNKDVTFGYLSQEPELDPNKTVRQVVEEGAEEAVGLLRDYNAISEKFAEPDADYEKLMDQQAKLQEKIDAIGAWDIDSKLEMAMDALRCPPPDTLVSVISGGERRRVALVRLLLKRPDVLLLDEPTNHLDADSVAWLERHLHDYEGTVIAVTHDRYFLDNVAGWILELDNGAGIPYEGNYTAWLEQKTARLALEEKQESKRQKALKEELEWVRMNPKGRHAKSKARISAYEKLLDEESVKRNEEMEIFIPVGPRLGERVVDAVDVSKAFGDKILYENLSFSLPPGGIIGIIGPNGAGKTTLFKMITGQLEPDSGSFKVGETVKLGYIDQNRPLDPKKSIWEEISDGADILMIGTREVNSRAYVSRFNFNGSDQQKKVDQISGGERNRVHLAKMLKEGANVLLLDEPTNDLDVNTLRALEEALQGFAGCAVVISHDRWFLDRIATHILAFEGDSQVVWFDGNYSQYEEDRRKRLGIEADRPHRISYRKLTRD